In one Neobacillus sp. CF12 genomic region, the following are encoded:
- a CDS encoding PRD domain-containing protein yields the protein MVKLLIDKVLNNNVLIAEHPSYEEVVLIGKGIGFNRKQGDFIETDSVEKLFVLKNEKEQQNYLKLLPFIDNDLLEVIISAIGLIKQRTHTQLDEHIHVALTDHLMFAINRVSKGMEMSNPFLVETKTLYRHEYEIAAEVVEYINKKTGISLPVGEIGFIAIHIHSAMTNRNLSEVNQHSQLVSRLVKMVEEQFEIDIDKESIDYMRLVRHLRFTIERVIKGEKVEEPEKINSLLKQEYPVCYNLSWKLIKVMQQTLKMKVFDAEAVYLTMHLQRIQKKFK from the coding sequence ATTGTGAAGCTGTTGATTGATAAGGTGTTAAATAACAATGTTTTAATAGCTGAACACCCTTCCTATGAAGAAGTAGTTCTGATCGGAAAAGGGATTGGTTTCAATCGTAAACAGGGAGATTTTATTGAAACAGATTCGGTAGAAAAACTATTTGTACTTAAAAATGAAAAGGAACAACAAAATTATCTTAAATTGCTTCCTTTTATTGATAATGATCTTTTAGAAGTAATTATTTCTGCTATAGGACTAATCAAACAAAGAACTCATACACAGTTAGATGAGCATATCCATGTTGCATTAACCGATCACTTAATGTTTGCGATTAACAGAGTATCTAAGGGCATGGAAATGAGTAATCCGTTCCTGGTAGAAACAAAAACTCTTTATCGTCATGAATATGAAATCGCTGCGGAAGTTGTAGAATATATTAATAAAAAAACAGGGATTTCTCTGCCAGTAGGTGAGATAGGTTTTATTGCAATCCATATTCACAGTGCTATGACAAATAGAAACTTATCTGAAGTTAATCAGCATTCGCAATTAGTCAGCAGGCTGGTGAAAATGGTAGAGGAGCAATTTGAAATTGATATAGATAAAGAGAGCATTGATTATATGAGGCTGGTGCGTCACCTGCGATTTACGATTGAGAGAGTCATTAAAGGGGAAAAAGTAGAGGAACCAGAAAAAATAAATTCCCTATTGAAACAAGAATATCCTGTATGCTATAATCTCTCATGGAAGCTCATTAAAGTGATGCAACAGACATTAAAAATGAAAGTATTTGATGCAGAAGCTGTGTATTTAACGATGCATTTGCAGAGAATACAGAAAAAATTTAAATAG
- the guaA gene encoding glutamine-hydrolyzing GMP synthase produces the protein MIVVLDFGSQYNQLITRRIREFGVYSELHPHTITAEEIRKMNPSGIIFSGGPNSVYDENSFRCDEEIFEMGLPILGICYGMQLMTVHFNGKVEKAKNREYGKAEMNIHNQTKLFHDMPQEQIVWMSHGDLVVEAPAGFTVDGTNPHCPIAAMSNEARKLYAVQFHPEVRHSVYGNELLKNFVFNVCGCKGDWSMGNFIEVEMAKIRELVGDKKVLCALSGGVDSSVVAVLIHKAIGDQLTCIFVDHGLLRKNEAESVMKTFAEGFHMNVIKVDAKERFLSKLEGVSDPEKKRKIIGNEFIYVFDDEATKLEGIEFLAQGTLYTDIIESGTATAQTIKSHHNVGGLPEDMQFKLIEPLNTLFKDEVRALGTELGIPDDIVWRQPFPGPGLGIRVLGAISEDKLEIVRESDWILREEIKKAGLDREIWQYFTVLPDIRSVGVMGDARTYDYTIGIRAVTSIDGMTSDWARIPWDVLEVISTRIVNEVAHVNRVVYDITSKPPATIEWE, from the coding sequence ATGATTGTTGTTTTAGACTTTGGAAGTCAATATAACCAGTTGATTACACGCAGGATTCGTGAGTTTGGTGTGTACAGTGAACTTCACCCGCATACCATTACAGCAGAGGAAATTAGAAAAATGAATCCAAGTGGAATCATTTTTTCGGGTGGTCCTAATAGCGTATATGATGAAAATTCATTTCGCTGTGATGAGGAAATTTTTGAAATGGGCCTTCCTATCTTAGGGATTTGCTACGGCATGCAATTAATGACTGTCCATTTTAATGGGAAGGTTGAAAAAGCGAAGAATCGTGAATACGGGAAAGCTGAAATGAATATTCATAATCAGACGAAGCTTTTCCATGATATGCCACAGGAGCAAATCGTTTGGATGAGTCATGGAGATTTGGTTGTGGAAGCACCTGCTGGCTTTACCGTTGACGGAACTAACCCGCACTGCCCAATTGCGGCAATGAGTAATGAAGCAAGGAAACTTTATGCGGTTCAATTCCACCCAGAAGTCCGTCACTCTGTTTATGGGAATGAGTTGTTGAAGAATTTTGTTTTTAATGTGTGTGGATGTAAAGGCGATTGGTCAATGGGGAATTTCATTGAAGTGGAAATGGCAAAAATCCGTGAGTTAGTGGGCGATAAAAAAGTCCTTTGTGCACTTAGCGGCGGAGTAGATTCTTCTGTTGTTGCCGTCCTTATTCATAAAGCAATCGGTGATCAACTAACCTGTATTTTTGTGGATCATGGGTTACTTCGTAAGAATGAAGCAGAGAGTGTTATGAAGACCTTCGCTGAAGGATTCCATATGAATGTTATTAAAGTGGATGCAAAAGAGCGTTTCTTATCTAAATTAGAAGGCGTCTCTGATCCTGAGAAGAAACGTAAAATCATTGGAAATGAGTTTATTTATGTATTCGATGATGAAGCAACGAAACTTGAGGGAATTGAGTTTTTAGCTCAAGGGACACTATATACTGACATTATCGAAAGTGGAACTGCCACTGCACAAACAATTAAATCCCATCATAACGTTGGTGGTTTGCCTGAAGATATGCAATTTAAATTAATCGAACCATTGAATACGCTGTTTAAAGATGAGGTTCGTGCACTTGGTACTGAGCTTGGAATTCCGGATGATATTGTTTGGAGACAGCCGTTCCCTGGACCTGGTCTTGGAATTCGTGTCTTAGGAGCGATTTCTGAAGATAAGCTTGAAATTGTTCGCGAATCTGACTGGATTCTACGTGAAGAAATTAAAAAGGCTGGACTTGACCGTGAAATCTGGCAATACTTTACTGTACTTCCGGACATTCGCAGTGTAGGTGTTATGGGTGATGCCCGTACTTATGATTATACAATTGGCATCCGCGCCGTTACGTCCATTGATGGAATGACTTCTGACTGGGCACGTATCCCATGGGATGTGCTTGAAGTGATTTCAACTCGGATTGTTAATGAGGTAGCTCATGTTAATCGAGTGGTCTACGACATTACGAGTAAACCGCCTGCAACAATTGAATGGGAATAA
- a CDS encoding NCS2 family permease, producing MQKYFMFKELGTNYRREIIGGMTTFLAMAYILVVNPLTLTLSSVPDLPDALRMDYGAVFVATALASAIGCIIMGLLGKFPIALAPGMGLNAFFAFSVVLGSGIPWQHALGAVFISGVFFFLLTLTGLREKLINAIPIELKHAVGAGIGLYITFIGLQSAGIVVNNDATLVGLGDLTAGPTLLAIFGIIITVIMMTRGINGAVFFGMIITVIVGMIFNLIDTPEKIVDSVPSIAPTFGAAFSSLGDSSFYSMAMLGIILTLLFVDFFDNAGTLVAVANQAGMIKDNKLPRAGKALIADSVATTVGAVLGTSTTTSYIESSAGVAAGARTGFASLVTAALFILSLFFFPLLSVVTAAVTAPALIIVGALMVGSLGKIEWTKFEIAVPAFLTMIAMPLTYSIATGIAIGFIFYPITMIVKGRMKEIHPIMYFFFVIFVLYFIFL from the coding sequence ATGCAAAAGTATTTTATGTTTAAAGAATTAGGGACCAATTATCGCCGTGAGATTATTGGCGGCATGACCACCTTCTTGGCGATGGCCTATATATTAGTGGTAAACCCTCTTACATTGACACTATCAAGTGTACCGGATTTACCAGATGCACTTCGAATGGATTATGGAGCGGTTTTTGTCGCGACAGCATTGGCTTCGGCGATTGGTTGTATTATTATGGGTCTTCTAGGAAAGTTCCCGATTGCCTTAGCACCAGGCATGGGATTGAACGCCTTTTTTGCTTTTTCTGTTGTGTTAGGAAGCGGGATTCCGTGGCAGCATGCTCTAGGTGCAGTATTCATTTCCGGTGTATTTTTCTTTTTATTAACACTAACAGGTTTACGTGAGAAATTAATCAATGCAATTCCGATCGAGTTAAAGCATGCCGTTGGGGCAGGTATTGGTTTATATATTACTTTTATTGGATTGCAGAGTGCTGGTATTGTAGTAAATAATGATGCAACCCTTGTTGGATTAGGTGATTTGACAGCCGGACCAACATTACTAGCTATTTTCGGGATAATTATAACGGTTATTATGATGACTAGAGGAATTAATGGAGCAGTATTCTTCGGAATGATTATTACTGTTATTGTAGGAATGATTTTTAACTTAATTGACACACCAGAGAAAATCGTCGATTCCGTTCCAAGTATAGCACCTACATTTGGCGCAGCATTTTCTTCTTTAGGTGATAGTTCTTTTTACTCAATGGCCATGCTCGGTATTATCTTGACCCTTTTGTTCGTTGATTTCTTTGATAATGCTGGGACACTCGTAGCAGTGGCGAACCAAGCAGGTATGATTAAAGACAATAAATTACCACGAGCAGGCAAAGCGTTAATCGCTGACTCAGTAGCAACAACGGTTGGTGCAGTTCTTGGTACTTCAACGACAACATCTTATATTGAATCATCTGCTGGGGTAGCGGCAGGTGCAAGAACAGGTTTTGCTTCACTTGTTACAGCAGCATTGTTTATTCTATCACTGTTTTTCTTCCCGTTATTATCTGTTGTTACTGCAGCAGTTACAGCACCAGCATTAATCATTGTTGGGGCGTTGATGGTTGGTTCGTTAGGGAAAATCGAATGGACGAAATTCGAAATCGCAGTACCGGCCTTCCTTACGATGATTGCCATGCCTTTAACCTATAGCATTGCTACAGGGATTGCGATTGGGTTTATCTTTTACCCAATTACAATGATTGTTAAAGGGCGGATGAAGGAAATTCACCCAATCATGTACTTCTTCTTTGTTATTTTCGTTCTCTACTTCATATTTTTATAA